A stretch of Rhinopithecus roxellana isolate Shanxi Qingling chromosome 12, ASM756505v1, whole genome shotgun sequence DNA encodes these proteins:
- the LOC115900860 gene encoding uncharacterized protein LOC115900860 produces the protein MVAFFAAAFLLVLAACVSLARALQAPSGPGPASASAHPRAAKTLVLGLLLVFALSLAPYHLLLEPRVAGRDSDGDRCRATSMLDSPAHPQPGAAEPQQLPGLTHLLLLGAPLPPGLLLGTELPPGEGGAQGARGLLGLLLESLLASPPVSPPCHPPSGIQGGESSLERPRF, from the coding sequence ATGGTGGCCTTCTTCGCGGCCGCCTTCCTGCTGGTGCTCGCAGCCTGCGTGAGCCTGGCGCGGGCGCTCCAGGCGCCCTCGGGCCCAGGCCCTGCTAGCGCCAGCGCGCACCCGCGCGCGGCCAAGACCTTGGTCCTGGGGCTCCTGCTGGTCTTCGCCCTCAGTCTGGCGCCCTACCACCTGCTGCTGGAGCCCAGGGTGGCCGGGCGGGACAGCGACGGAGACCGGTGTCGCGCCACCTCCATGCTCGACAGTCCTGCACACCCTCAGCCTGGCGCTGCTGAGCCTCAACAGCTGCCTGGACTCACTCATCTGCTGCTGCTTGGTGCGCCGCTTCCGCCAGGACTGCTACTGGGCACTGAGCTGCCGCCCGGTGAAGGGGGCGCCCAGGGCGCACGgggcctccttggcctcctcctAGAGAGTCTCCTGGCCTCCCCGCCTGTCTCACCCCCCTGCCACCCTCCCAGTGGCATCCAGGGTGGAGAAAGCTCTTTGGAAAGACCTAGATTCTGA